The following proteins come from a genomic window of Triticum aestivum cultivar Chinese Spring chromosome 6A, IWGSC CS RefSeq v2.1, whole genome shotgun sequence:
- the LOC123128712 gene encoding filaggrin-2, producing MEHQGHGTGEKKSIMSKIKEKLSSSHGDHQPAAATHGQQGHTTAGTHGTPVTDGAYGQHGHTGATGTGMHGADTGEKKGVVENINDKLPGDHEDHQQTGGTNGQQGHTVAATHGASATGGTYGQQGNTGMGTHGTPATDSASRQHKHTGSTGTGMHDTDISEKKGVMENINEKLPGGHGDHQQTGGTYGQKGHMTAATHGASATGAPATDGAYGQHGHTRATGTGMHGVDTGEKKGNMENIDDKLPGGHGDHQQTAGTHGHQGHIAATTHGASATDDTYGQQGNTSTGTHAAPATDGAYGQHGHTGATGTGMDGADIGEKKGVMENINDKLSGGHGDHQQTGGTYEQQGHTDAATHGASATSGTYGQQENTGTGTHGAPATDGAYGQHRHTGAIGTGLHGADTGEKKGDMENIDDKLPDGHGDHQQTAGTYGHQGHTAAATHGASPTDDTYGQQGSTSTGTHAAPATDGAYGQHEHTEATGTGMHGADIGEKKGVMENINDKLSGGHGDHEQTGGTYGQQGHTDAATHGASTTSGTYGQHENTGTGTHGAPATDGAYGQHGHTGAIGTGLHGANTGEKKGVKENINDKLPDGRGDHQQTGGTYGQQEHIDAATHGALATGGTNVQQGNTGTGTHGAPATDGAYGQHKHTGATGTRMHDTDTSEKKGVMENINDKLPSGDEDHQHTGGTYGQQGQTGAVMHGQQGHTEMTGWGTHGNTEKKGVMDDIKPKLPGGHDDRQQTGDTYEQQRHTDTATHGTLATGDTYGQQGHTDTGTYGTGEKKGAMGNIKEKLPGGHGDHQQTGGTYGSQEDTEMTGMGMHSTTATDDTDGQQGHTRMTGTVVHDTDERKGVMENFKEKLPDSHDDHQQTARTDGHHAGTGTHDTPATDGTYGQHGHTRVTDTEAYSTGGTGEKKGIMKNTKEKLPGGHNDRQQTGDTFGQQGHTDTATHGTPSTGGTYGQHEHTGVTDKGTQGTGGIDKKKDAMENIKEKLPGGHGDHQQTAGTYGQHGHTGMTGTETHGTTATDGGQQGHNETTGTGTHGTDGTGEKKSFMDKIKEKLPGLN from the coding sequence ATGGAGCACCAGGGACACGGCACCGGCGAGAAGAAGAGCATCATGAGCAAGATCAAGGAGAAGCTCTCCAGCAGCCACGGTGATCACCAGCCGGCCGCTGCCACCCACGGGCAGCAGGGACACACCACTGCGGGGACGCATGGCACCCCGGTCACCGATGGTGCCTACGGGCAGCACGGACACACCGGAGCCACCGGCACGGGGATGCACGGCGCCGACACCGGCGAGAAGAAGGGCGTCGTGGAGAACATCAATGACAAGCTCCCTGGTGACCATGAGGACCATCAGCAGACTGGTGGCACCAACGGTCAACAGGGACATACTGTCGCGGCGACGCATGGCGCCTCAGCTACCGGTGGCACCTATGGCCAGCAGGGAAACACCGGTATGGGGACACATGGCACCCCGGCCACCGATAGTGCCTCCAGGCAGCACAAACACACTGGGTCCACCGGCACGGGGATGCACGACACCGACATCAGCGAGAAGAAGGGCGTCATGGAGAACATCAATGAAAAGCTCCCTGGTGGCCATGGGGACCACCAGCAGACTGGTGGAACCTACGGGCAGAAGGGACACATGACCGCGGCGACGCATGGCGCCTCAGCCACCGGCGCCCCGGCCACTGATGGTGCCTACGGGCAGCATGGACACACCAGGGCCACCGGTACAGGGATGCACGGCGTCGACACGGGCGAGAAGAAGGGCAACATGGAGAACATCGATGACAAACTCCCTGGTGGACATGGGGACCACCAGCAAACTGCTGGCACCCACGGCCATCAGGGACACATCGCTGCGACGACGCATGGCGCCTCGGCCACCGACGACACGTATGGGCAACAGGGAAACACCAGCACGGGGACACATGCCGCGCCGGCCACCGATGGTGCCTATGGGCAGCATGGACACACCGGGGCCACCGGCACGGGGATGGATGGCGCCGACATAGGCGAGAAGAAGGGCGTCATGGAGAACATCAATGACAAGCTCTCTGGTGGCCACGGGGACCACCAGCAGACTGGTGGCACCTACGAGCAGCAGGGACACACCGATGCGGCGACGCATGGCGCCTCAGCCACCAGCGGCACCTATGGGCAGCAGGAAAACACCGGTACGGGGACACATGGTGCCCCTGCCACCGATGGCGCCTACGGGCAACACAGACACACCGGGGCCATCGGGACGGGGTTGCATGGTGCCGACACGGGCGAGAAGAAGGGCGACATGGAGAACATCGATGACAAACTCCCTGATGGACATGGGGACCACCAGCAAACTGCTGGCACCTACGGCCATCAGGGACACACCGCTGCGGCGACGCATGGCGCCTCGCCCACCGACGACACGTATGGGCAGCAGGGAAGCACCAGTACGGGGACACATGCCGCGCCGGCCACCGATGGTGCCTATGGGCAGCACGAACACACCGAGGCCACCGGCACGGGGATGCACGGCGCCGACATAGGCGAGAAGAAGGGCGTCATGGAGAACATCAATGACAAGCTCTCTGGTGGCCATGGGGACCACGAGCAAACTGGTGGCACCTACGGGCAGCAGGGACACACCGATGCGGCGACGCACGGCGCCTCAACCACCAGCGGCACCTATGGGCAGCACGAAAACACCGGTACGGGGACACATGGTGCCCCTGCCACCGATGGCGCCTATGGGCAGCATGGACACACCGGGGCCATCGGGACGGGGTTGCATGGCGCCAACACGGGCGAGAAGAAGGGCGTCAAGGAGAACATCAATGACAAGCTCCCTGATGGCCGCGGGGACCACCAGCAGACTGGTGGCACCTACGGGCAACAGGAACACATCGATGCGGCGACGCATGGTGCCTTAGCCACTGGCGGCACCAATGTGCAGCAAGGAAACACCGGTACGGGGACACATGGCGCCCCGGCCACCGATGGTGCCTACGGGCAGCACAAACACACCGGAGCCACTGGCACGAGGATGCATGACACCGACACCAGCGAGAAGAAGGGCGTCATGGAGAACATCAACGACAAGCTGCCTAGTGGAGACGAAGACCACCAGCACACCGGTGGCACTTACGGTCAGCAGGGACAAACCGGCGCGGTGATGCATGGCCAGCAGGGACACACCGAAATGACCGGCTGGGGGACACACGGCAACACTGAGAAAAAGGGCGTCATGGACGACATCAAGCCCAAGCTCCCCGGTGGCCACGATGATCGCCAGCAGACCGGCGACACCTATGAACAGCAGCGACACACCGACACTGCAACACATGGCACCCTTGCCACCGGTGACACCTATGGGCAGCAGGGACACACCGACACGGGGACATATGGCACCGGCGAGAAGAAGGGCGCCATGGGTAACATCAAGGAGAAGCTCCCTGGTGGCCATGGTGACCACCAACAGACTGGTGGCACCTACGGGAGCCAGGAAGACACCGAAATGACTGGAATGGGGATGCATAGCACCACAGCCACAGACGACACAGATGGTCAGCAGGGACACACCCGAATGACCGGCACAGTGGTACACGACACCGACGAGAGGAAGGGTGTCATGGAGAACTTCAAGGAGAAGCTCCCCGACAGCCATGACGACCACCAGCAGACTGCTCGCACCGACGGGCACCACGCCGGCACGGGGACGCATGACACCCCGGCCACCGACGGCACCTATGGGCAGCACGGACACACTAGAGTGACTGACACAGAGGCGTACAGCACAGGCGGCACAGGCGAGAAGaagggcatcatgaagaacaccaagGAGAAGCTCCCCGGTGGCCACAATGACCGCCAGCAGACCGGTGACACCTTTGGGCAGCAAGGACACACCGACACGGCGACACATGGCACCCCGTCCACTGGCGGCACCTACGGGCAGCACGAACACACCGGAGTGACCGATAAGGGAACACAGGGCACCGGTGGCATCGACAAGAAGAAGGATGCCATGGAGAACATCAAGGAGAAGCTCCCCGGTGGTCATGGTGACCACCAGCAGACCGCTGGCACCTACGGGCAGCATGGACACACTGGAATGACCGGCACGGAGACGCATGGAACCACGGCCACCGACGGCGGGCAGCAAGGACACAACGAAACAACTGGCACTGGGACACACGGCACCGACGGGACCGGTGAGAAGAAGAGCTTCATGGACAAGATCAAGGAGAAGCTGCCTGGACTGAACTAA
- the LOC123128713 gene encoding cold-shock protein CS120-like, translating into MEHQGHGTGEKKGIMENIKEKLPGGQGDHQQTAGTHGQHGHTGMTGTEMHDTTATGGTHGQQGLTGTTGTGTHGTGEKKSLMDKVKEKLPGQH; encoded by the coding sequence ATGGAGCACCAGGGACACGGCACCGGCGAGAAGAAGGGCATCATGGAGAACATCAAGGAGAAGCTCCCCGGTGGCCAAGGTGACCACCAGCAGACCGCTGGCACCCACGGGCAGCATGGACACACTGGAATGACAGGCACGGAGATGCATGACACCACGGCCACCGGCGGCACCCATGGGCAGCAGGGGCTTACCGGAACGACTGGCACTGGGACACACGGCACCGGTGAGAAGAAGAGCCTCatggacaaggtgaaggagaagCTGCCTGGACAGCACTAA